In Bacillota bacterium, the sequence ACCACCTTGTTTAAGAGGGTCCCCTTCCGGATGGCCCTCCGCAGGTCTCCGGGGGAGATCTCCTCTCCCTCCAGGTACCTGGCCATGAGGCTCTCATCCAGGTCAGCGGCTATCTCCATTAGTTCCTCTCGCTTCTCCAGCACCTCGTCAATGGCTTCGGGAGGGATGTCCGATTCCTCGCTCCTGGTTCCCAGGTCATCGAGGGACACGATGGACTTCATGCCGATGAGGTCTACCACTCCGCGAAAGTCATCTTCGGCCCCAATGGGCAAGTGAACGGCAACGGGCTTCACCGCTAGTTTCTCGCGAATCATATCTATAACCCGGAAGAAGTTGGCGCCCACGGCATCCATCTTGTTCACGTAGGCTATCCTGGGCACATGATAGTGATCCGCCTGTCTCCACACCGTCTCGGACTGTGGTTCCACGCCGCCCTTGGCACAGAAGACAGCGATCGCGCCATCCAGTACCCTAAGGCTTCTCTCCACCTCTACCGTGAAGTCCACGTGCCCGGGTGTGTCTATGAGATTAATGCGGTGACCCTTCCAGAAACAGGTGGTGGCAGCACTGCTAATGGTGATTCCCCTCTCCTGCTCCTGTACCATCCAATCCATGGTTGCGGCTCCGTCGTGGACCTCGCCCATACGGTGAACCCGCCCGGTGTAGAACAGTATCCGTTCTGTGGTGGTGGTTTTCCCTGCGTCGATATGGGCCATGATCCCTATGTTCCGGGTGGTCTCCAGTGGATGCTCTCTCGGCATGCTAATCCCTCCTTTCCTCGGGAATGGTCGCCCTGGGCTTACCAGCGGTAGTGGGCAAAGGCCCTGTTGGCCTCGGCCATCCTGTGTGTTTCCTCGCGCTTCTTCACTGTGTTGCCCGCGCCTGCTGCAGCCTCCATGACCTCAGCGGCTAGCCTATCCTTCATTGTGCGCTCGGGTCTCTGGCGTGCGTAGCTCGAGAGCCATCTCAAGGCCAGGGAAGTCCTGCGCTCTGACCTGACTTCCACGGGCACCTGGTAGGTTGCACCTCCGACCCTGCGAGGCCGCACCTCCAGGAGAGGCATGACGTTCTTCAGGGCCTTCTCGAACACCTCCAGGGGATCCTTGCCGGTCTTGCGCCGGATTTCCTCCATGGCGCCATAAAACGTAGCCTGGGCCAGGCTCTTTTTGCCGTCCATCATGATCTTGTTGATGAAGCGGGACACCATTTCGCTGCCGTAGATTGGGTCCGGCAGCAGCTTCCGCCTCGTCCGCCTACCTCTCCTAGGCATTCAGCCACCCCTTTCCCTTAGACGTTCTTGGGTCGTTTTGCCCCGTACTTCGAGCGACCCTGGTTGCGCTTCTGAACTCCTGCAGTGTCCAGGGTTCCACGGATAATATGATAGCGCACGCCTGGCAAGTCCTTGACACGGCCTCCCCTGACCAGTACCACCGAGTGCTCCTGCAGGTTATGGCCAACACCGGGGATGTACGCAGTCACTTCCACGCCGTTCACCAAGCGCACTCTGGCAACCTTCCTCAGAGCGGAGTTGGGTTTCTTGGGCGTAATTGTCCATACCCTGGTACAAACCCCGCGCTTCTGAGGATTCTCCTTGAGCGCCCTGGCCGCGGACTTCTTCTCCGCCTCTTCCCGTCCTCTTCTCACTAGCTGGCTGATGGTGGGCATCCATTCACCTCCCCGCCTTGAGTATCACTCTTCTAGGACCGCGCAGGCGGCGGCACCAACCTCTATGCCGCAGGCGCGACCAAGATCTGTCATGAAGTCCACGTAGGTAACGGGAACGTTCATGGCCTCGCACTGTGTGACCAGGTCGGCCACCACCCGTTCCTCTGCATCCCTGGCTATGTAGACCAGCTTGGCTAGGCCGCGGCTGATAGCCTTGGCCGTCTGCTTGGTCCCGATGGTCTTCCTCCGGGCCTGCTTCAGTCGTTCATAGGGCATTGAGTGTTCCTCCCCGTAGGACTCCCAAAAGGACTCTCACATCCGGGCAGTCCTCAAGCGACAGCTTGAGGACTGCCCGGAGACACTTCTATATTCTAGCATCAACCCTCATCAGAGTCAACAGGACCCAGGGTGCCAAAATCGCTGGCCAAGGCGTCTCCAAACCCCTCGTCGCCGTCGATTTCGTCCAGGTCGGGTTCGAGGGCGTCGGGAAGGTACTCCGGCTCTGGCACGCAGGTCTCAACCCGTATGTTACGGTACCGGCTCATGCCTGTACCTGCAGGAATCAGCTTGCCGATGATGACGTTCTCCTTTAGGCCCAGGAGGGGGTCCCTCCTGCCCTTGATGGAGGCCTCGGTGAGCACCCGGGTGGTCTCCTGGAAGGCGGCAGCCGATAGGAAGGAGTCTGTGGCCAGGGACGCCTTGGTAATCCCTAGTAGCACTGGCTTGGCCACGGCGGGCTCACCGTCGTGTTCAAGAACCCTGGCGTTCTCCTCCTCAAAGGCCAGAAGGTTGACCAGCTCTCCCGGGAGCAGTATGGAGTCCCCGGCCTCTTCCACCTTCACCTTTTTGAGCATCTGCCTGATTATGACCTCTATGTGCTTGTCGTTGATGTCCACGCCCTGGAGCCTGTAGACACGCTGCACCTCGTTGAGCAGGTAGGACTGTACCCCCGCCGCACCCTTGATCTTCAGAAGGTCATGTGGATTCAGGGAGCCCTCGGTCATGGGCTCGCCTGCCTCAACGAACTGCCTGTCCTTGACGCTCACGCGAGCGGCGTACGGCACAGGGTACACTGCGACATCGCCTTCAGGGCCCCTCACCTGTATCTCTCGCTTGGTACGCCCCTCTGAGAAGCTCACCACGCCATCGATCTCGGAAATGACGGCTTGACCCTTGGGTTTGCGGGCTTCGAACAGTTCCTCCACTCGAGGGAGCCCGTGGGTGATGTCTTCCCCTGCCACACCGCCAGTGTGGAAAGTTCTCATGGTGAGCTGGGTGCCGGGTTCACCTATGGATTGGGCTGCAATTATGCCTACGGCCTCTCCTACCTCTACCGGCCGGCCGGTGGCAAGGTCACGGCCATAGCACTTACCGCATACGCCGTACCGGGAACGACACGTGAGCACTGACCTCACATCGATCCTCTCAATACCGGCGTCCAGGATAGCCTGGGCGGCCTCCCGGGTTATCTCCTCGCCCGCGGCTACCAGGATACTACTGTCCTCGGGATGGACCACATCTCTCAGGGCAGTCCTGCCTACGAGGCGGTCCCACAAGGGCTCGATAACCTCATTGCCGTCCCTGATCTCTTCCACCGATATGCCCTCAGTTGTACCACAATTGATCTCTCTCACGATAATCTCCTGGGACACATCCACCAACCGCCGTGTAAGGTAACCCGAATCGGCGGTTCTCAAGGCGGTGTCAGCCAGGCCCTTCCTGGCGCCGTGAGTGGAGGTGAAGTACTCCAGTACGGTCAGACCCTCACGGAAGTTCGCCTTGATGGGCAGCTCGATGATGCGGCCGGATGGATCTGCCATGAGCCCCCGCATGCCAGCCAGCTGCGATATCTGTTGAACGTTACCCCTAGCCCCGGATGTGGCCATCATGTAAACGGAATTGAACTTATCCAGGTTGGCCATGAGGGCCTTAGTGAGATCATCCCTGGCCCTGTTCCATATCTCAATGACCTTCTGGTAGCGCTCCTCTAGTGATATGAGGCCCTTCCGGAATTGTTCTTCAACCTCATCCACCTCGTTTTCAGCCTTCGACAGGATACCCTTCTTCTGCGGGGGGACCTCAATGTCGGTTATGCTTATTGTAGTGCCCGCCCGGGTAGCGAACCTGAAGCCCAGTTCCTTTAGACCGTCAAGCACCTGGGAGGTGACCGCCGTGCCGCAGGTTCTATAGCACTCGGCGACCATGTCCGTAATGGTCTTGCGGTCCATAACCCGGTGATAGTAGTTGCGCATCTCCTTGGGCAGGACCGAGTTAAGAATGACCCTGCCCACGGTGGTTTTTATCCTCTTGCCATCTATGCGCACCTCAATCGTATCATGGCAACCTATGTGCCTCTTCTCGTAAGCCATCATGGCTTCGTCGGAGTCCGAGAAGCACTTGCGCTGGCCGTTCTCTTCCTCCCTCTCCAGGGTTAGGTAGTAGCAACCCAGCACCACGTCCTGGGTGGGAGTAACCACGGGGCTCCCGTCCTTGGGATTCAGCATGTTGTGGGCTGACAGCATTAAGATCCGGGCCTCGGCCTGTGCCTCGGCGGAGAGCGGCACATGCACAGCCATCTGGTCACCGTCAAAGTCAGCGTTGTAGGCAGTGCATACCAATGGGTGGATCTGAATGGCCCTGCCCTCTACCAAGACGGGCTCAAAGGCTTGAATCCCCAGGCGATGGAGGGTTGGCGCCCGGTTGAGGAGGACCGGGTGTTCCTTTATGACCTCCTCCAGCACGTCCCACACCTCAGGCTTCACCCTCTCCACCATTCTCTTGGCGCTCTTTATGTTGTGTGCAAGCCCATCCTTTACTAGCTTCTTCATGACGAAGGGCTTGAAGAGCTCCAGCGCCATCTCCTTGGGGAGGCCGCACTGGTGGAACTTGAGCCTGGGACCCACCACAATGACGGAACGCCCGGAGTAGTCCACCCGCTTGCCCAGGAGGTTCTGGCGGAACCGTCCCTGCTTCCCCTTGAGAAGGTCGCTCAGGGACTTCAGGGGCCTGTTGCCAGGACCAGTCACGGGCCTTCCCCTGCGACCATTGTCTATGAGGGCGTCCACAGCCTCCTGGAGCATCCGCTTCTCGTTCCTGACGATAATATCTGGGGCGCCCAGGTCTAGCAGCCGCTTGAGACGGTTGTTCCGGTTAATTACCCTCCGGTAAAGGTCGTTAAGGTCTGATGTGGCAAAACGCCCGCCGTCCAGCTGGACCATGGGGCGAAGGTCCGGCGGTATGACGGGAATGACGTCCAGGACCATCCATTCTGGCCGGTTGCCAGACTGGTGGAACGCCTCGACCACCTCCAGCCTTCGTATGGCTCTGACCCGGCGCTGCCCGGTGACAGCCCTGATTTCCTCCCTGAGTTCCTCCCCAAGTTCCTCCAGGTCCAGTTGCTCGAGGAGGTCCTTAATGGCCTCAGCGCCCATGGCTGAGCGAAAGCTGCTCCCATACTTATCCCTGGCCTCCCGGTACTCGTTCTCAGTGAGAAGCTGCTTAGGGGTAAGGGGAGACATGCCTGGATCAGTTACTATGTAAGAGGCAAAGTAGAGTACTTTCTCCAGGGCCCTGGGAGACATATCAAGTATGAGGCCCATGCGGCTGGG encodes:
- the rpsL gene encoding 30S ribosomal protein S12, translated to MPTISQLVRRGREEAEKKSAARALKENPQKRGVCTRVWTITPKKPNSALRKVARVRLVNGVEVTAYIPGVGHNLQEHSVVLVRGGRVKDLPGVRYHIIRGTLDTAGVQKRNQGRSKYGAKRPKNV
- a CDS encoding ribosomal L7Ae/L30e/S12e/Gadd45 family protein; amino-acid sequence: MPYERLKQARRKTIGTKQTAKAISRGLAKLVYIARDAEERVVADLVTQCEAMNVPVTYVDFMTDLGRACGIEVGAAACAVLEE
- the rpoC gene encoding DNA-directed RNA polymerase subunit beta'; translated protein: MTESDSKGLGLASYDADNRRTRELSEFDSIRIGLASPEQIREWSRGEVKKPETINYRTLKPEREGLFCEKIFGPTKDWECHCGKYKRVRYKGIVCDKCGVEVTRSKVRRERMGHIELAAPVSHIWYFKGIPSRMGLILDMSPRALEKVLYFASYIVTDPGMSPLTPKQLLTENEYREARDKYGSSFRSAMGAEAIKDLLEQLDLEELGEELREEIRAVTGQRRVRAIRRLEVVEAFHQSGNRPEWMVLDVIPVIPPDLRPMVQLDGGRFATSDLNDLYRRVINRNNRLKRLLDLGAPDIIVRNEKRMLQEAVDALIDNGRRGRPVTGPGNRPLKSLSDLLKGKQGRFRQNLLGKRVDYSGRSVIVVGPRLKFHQCGLPKEMALELFKPFVMKKLVKDGLAHNIKSAKRMVERVKPEVWDVLEEVIKEHPVLLNRAPTLHRLGIQAFEPVLVEGRAIQIHPLVCTAYNADFDGDQMAVHVPLSAEAQAEARILMLSAHNMLNPKDGSPVVTPTQDVVLGCYYLTLEREEENGQRKCFSDSDEAMMAYEKRHIGCHDTIEVRIDGKRIKTTVGRVILNSVLPKEMRNYYHRVMDRKTITDMVAECYRTCGTAVTSQVLDGLKELGFRFATRAGTTISITDIEVPPQKKGILSKAENEVDEVEEQFRKGLISLEERYQKVIEIWNRARDDLTKALMANLDKFNSVYMMATSGARGNVQQISQLAGMRGLMADPSGRIIELPIKANFREGLTVLEYFTSTHGARKGLADTALRTADSGYLTRRLVDVSQEIIVREINCGTTEGISVEEIRDGNEVIEPLWDRLVGRTALRDVVHPEDSSILVAAGEEITREAAQAILDAGIERIDVRSVLTCRSRYGVCGKCYGRDLATGRPVEVGEAVGIIAAQSIGEPGTQLTMRTFHTGGVAGEDITHGLPRVEELFEARKPKGQAVISEIDGVVSFSEGRTKREIQVRGPEGDVAVYPVPYAARVSVKDRQFVEAGEPMTEGSLNPHDLLKIKGAAGVQSYLLNEVQRVYRLQGVDINDKHIEVIIRQMLKKVKVEEAGDSILLPGELVNLLAFEEENARVLEHDGEPAVAKPVLLGITKASLATDSFLSAAAFQETTRVLTEASIKGRRDPLLGLKENVIIGKLIPAGTGMSRYRNIRVETCVPEPEYLPDALEPDLDEIDGDEGFGDALASDFGTLGPVDSDEG
- the rpsG gene encoding 30S ribosomal protein S7 encodes the protein MPRRGRRTRRKLLPDPIYGSEMVSRFINKIMMDGKKSLAQATFYGAMEEIRRKTGKDPLEVFEKALKNVMPLLEVRPRRVGGATYQVPVEVRSERRTSLALRWLSSYARQRPERTMKDRLAAEVMEAAAGAGNTVKKREETHRMAEANRAFAHYRW